The DNA region CGTGCGCCTGCCGCTCACCGAACGCCGGGTCGGCGCCACGGTAATGCCACGCCAGTGCGGCACTCTTCTGCTCGACCCGCGTCCCGGGCGTGGTCGCCGCGAACGACTCGAGGATGGGCAGGACCTTCACCCACCAATCCTCGGGCACGGCCGTCGCGGACTCCCAACGCGATTGCCGCGCCGGGCGGTGCCAGAAGCCGTGCTCGGCCCAGAGGTCGACGGGCAGGCTGCCCAGCCATCGCTCGAGCGTGTCGCGAGGTCGGCCACTCACGAGATGCACGTCGACCTCGGCGGCACCCGCCAGTTCACGCAGCAGGTCAAGGAGGTCGTCGTTCGGCGTCGCGAGTTCCGGTCGCTCGACGATCGGCGTGAGCGTGCCATCGTAATCGAGCAGCAGGCACCAGCGTTGCGGCTCCGCGACGGTCACCGCGGCCAGGAGCGCGGCTTCCCCATCCACAGGCCGGTCGCCGGCGTCGGTCGCCACCGCAGTGGCCTGCGTGAGCGCACCGAGGTAACCAGAGGCCCAGGCGTGCACGTCGTGGCGACGGACGCGCGCCCGCAGGTTCGCCATCCGGAGTCGCCGCTCCGTGTCGGGCATCGTCAGCGCTCGCTCGATGCAGTCCGACAGCGCATCGACGTCGTACGGATTGACGATCAGGGCGTCGCCCAGTTCAGCGGCCGCCCCGGCGAATTCACTCAGCACGAGCACGCCGTCGCCGTCGGGCCGCGCGGCGACGAACTCCTTGGCGACGAGGTTCATGCCGTCCCGCAGGGGCGTGACGAGCATCACGTCCGCCGCCCCGAAGAGCCCGACGAGTTCCCGCTGGGTCACCGAGCGGTGGAGGTAGTGGACCGGCACGGCACCGAGCGTGGTGAAGCGGCCGTTCACACGCCCGACGAGCTCGTCGACCTGTCGCCGGAAGGACCGATAGGCGTCCACGCCCTCCCGTGAGGGCACGGCCACCTGGACGTATCGCACGCGGTCACGCAGGTCGGGGCGGCGCTCGAGCAGGCGCTCGAAGGCGAGGAGGCGACGCGGGATGCCCTTGGTGTAGTCGAGGCGGTCCACCCCGAGCACGATGTGGCGGCCGGCCGCCTCTTCACGCAGCCGAGCGACGACGGCCTGCGTCTCGGGCTCACGAGCGAGGGCCTCGAAGTGTGCCGCATCGATCCCCATCGGGAACACGCCGGTGTGCACCGTCCGGCCGCCCACCTCCAGGGTGTCGACCTCCGCCTCGAGCCCCTCGGTGTCCAGCAAGGACGTCAGGAAATGCCGGCGGTAGGCGAACGTGTGGAACCCGATCACGTCGGCCCCGAGCAGTCCACGGAGCACCTCCTGCCGCCACGGCAGTATCCGCAGCACCTCGGACGAGGGGAACGGGATGTGGTGGAAGTAGCCGATCCGTGCCTCGGGCAGTCGCTCTCGGATCAGCGACGGCACCAGCATCAGCTGGTAGTCGTGTACCCACACGAGGTCGCCCGGCCGCCACGCCTGACAGACCGCGTCGGCAAACCTCGCATTCACGTCGCAGTACGTGCGCCAGCCCGTCGCGTCTACAGGCACCCGATCCACCAGGTAGTGGCACAGCGGCCAGAGCACCTGGTTGGCGAAGCCCTCGTAGTACGTGGCGATTTCGTCGGCGGTCAGGTGCACCGGGACGACCCCGCTGCGGTCCAGTTGACGATCGAGGTCGGCCAGTTGGGCAGGCGAGAACCGCGACACGTCGCCCGGCCAGCCAATCCAGATCGCTCCGGCCCGCTCCTGCCAGTTGCGCAGCCCGGTCGCGAGGCCGCCGCTGGACATCGCGAGCCGCACCCCGTCCTTGTGTGCGCGCGCTGTCACCGGCAGGCGGTTTGCGACGACGAGCAAGCGCGTCTCGCCTGCACTCACCATCCACCTCCTGTCGAGTCGGGGCGACATCGGCCACCCGCAGGCGAGCATAGCAGCGATTAGTTGGAGGACAAACCGATTCACGCCTGGCCCGCTACAATGACGGCATGCTCCGTCTCCTGACACGGCTCGTCGTGGCGCTTGGCATCGGAGTCGCCACGGCTGTCCTCCTGTGAGTCCCTCGAGGCCGTTCCGCTACGTCCGCGAGCCCCTCTTCCTGGCGGCCGTCGGCTCGTACGTGCTCATCCGCGCGGCAACGCGCGTCGTCGGGCACCCCGTCGGCTGGGCCACCGGCCAGCAGGTGGACGTGCTCCTGCTGCCAGTCGGCCTGCCGCCCTGGCTGTGGCTGGAGCGGCGTGTCGGATGGCGGGCCGACGACCGGCCACCGACGTTGGCCGAGGTCGGCCTCCTGCTCGGCGCGTGGAGTGTCGCCGCGGAAGTGCTGGCTCCCGCGCTCGTGCACGGCCCGGTGTCGGACCCCCTCGACGTGGTCGCCTACGTGCTCGGCGGCATCGCGTGCCTGCTCGTCTGGGGTCGTGGATGAGCTTCGACGCCATCGCGCCCTGGTACGACGGCGCCGAGACGCTGCTGGCAGGCACGCTGCTGCAGCGCGCTCGCACGACGTGGATCGATGCCGTCGCCGTCGATGCGCGAGTGCTCAGTGCGGGTGAAGGCCACGGACGCTTCGCGGACGCACTGCTCCAGCGCCGGCCGGCGGTCGAACTGACCTGTCTCGATGCCAGCCCCGGCATGCGCCGTGTGGCCCAACGGCGACTCGCCCGACATGCCCGCCTCGCCAGGTGGGTACATGCCGACGCCACCGCCTGGAGGCCTGAACCGGCCAGCTACGACGTGATCGCGACGCACTTCTTCCTCGACTGTTTCGACGCCGCGTCCCTCGATCGCGTGATCGACCTGTTGGCCACGGCGGCCCGGCCGCGATCGTTGTGGCTCGTCACCGACTTCGCCGTGCCGCCCGCGGGGCTCGCCCGCGTGCGCGCCGCGGCCATGCACCGGGTGATGTACTCGGCCTTTCGCAGGCTCACGACACTGCAGGCCACCCGGCTGACGCCGCCGGACCCGCTGCTCGCCGCGCGGGGGTTCGTGCTCCGCGACCGCCGCGAGTACTCGTGGGGGCTCGTGCGGGCCGACGTGTGGCAGCGGTGACGGGTTGCCCCACATCTTGCATGAGCGACGCCCATGACGAACCGTTCTCCCCGCGCGCACCGCTCATGAGAGCGCTCACCGTCCAACCCGGCGTCTCCGGCTCGGCCAGGCTCGAGCAGGTGGCAGAACCTGCCCTGACCGATGGCGCGCTGCTGGTGCAGGCGATCGCCGTCGGCATCTGTGGCACCGACGTGGACATCGTGCGTGGCGAGTACGGGTGGGCCCCGGACGGACGCCAACGCCTCATACTCGGCCACGAATCGATCGGCCGCGTCCTCGAAGCCCCTCCGGATTCCGGATTCGCCCCTGGCGATCTCGTCGTCGGCATCGTACGTCGCCCCGATCCCTTGCCCTGCGCCTACTGCGCGCAGGGCGAATGGGACATGTGTCGCAATGGCGCATACACCGAGCGGGGCATCAAGTCGCTCGATGGTTACGCGTCCGAGCGTTTCAGGCTCGAGCCGGCCTATGCCGTGCGGGTCGAGAACGCGCTCGGGACTCTCGGCGTGCTGCTGGAGCCGACCAGTGTCGTCGCCAAGGCCTGGGAACACGCCGAGCGGATCGGGCAGCGATCCGATGCCTGGCGTCCCCGATCGGTACTGATCACCGGGGCCGGCCCCATCGGATTGCTCGCCGCATTGCTGGGACGCCTGCGCGGCCTGGACGTCCACGTCTTCGATCGGGTGACGCGCGGCCCCAAGCCGATGCTGGTCGCCGAGCTGGGGGCGACGTACCACGCGGCCACGCTGCCGAGTGTCGAACGACTGGCCCCGGACATGATCTTCGAGTGCACCGGTGCACCTGCCGTCGTCGCCGACGTCCTCACGCGCAGCGCGCCGTCGGGCATCGTGTGTCTCGCCGGCGTCTCGTCGGGTGGCCGTACCGTGCCCCTCGACCTGGGCGATCTCAATCGGCGGATGGTCCTGGAGAACGACGTCGTCTTCGGGTCGGTCAACGCCAACCGTCGCCACTACGAACAGGCAGCCGGGGCCCTGGCACGCGCCGACCACGCCTGGCTGGGGCGACTCATCACCCGGCAGGTACCCCTCGATCGATGGGCCGATGCGTTCGAACGCCATGAGGACGACGTGAAGGTGGTGCTGAGGATGGAGGAGGCGTGAGCCGGCCGCTGGAGGACTACGCGCTGATCGGTGACTGCGAGAGTGCGGCGCTGGTGTCGCGCGACGGCTCGATCGACTGGCTCTGCTGGCCGCGCTTCGATTCCGACGCCTGTTTCGCTGCGCTGCTCGGCACGGAGGAGCACGGGCGCTGGCTCCTCGCGCCGGAGGGTGACGTCGCCACGACCCGCCGCTACCTGCCTGATACGTTGATGCTGGAGACGACGCACGAGACCGCCGAGGGTACGGTGGTCGTGCTCGACTTCATGCCCCCGAGGGGGCGCCATCCCGATCTGGTGCGGCAGGTGCGCGGCGTCCGTGGCCGCGTGCGCATGCGCACCGAACTGGTCCTGCGCTTCGACTACGGCCGGACCGTCCCGTGGGTGAGCCGCCTGCCCGACGGCCGCACCCGGGCCGTCGCGGGGCCTCACATGGTGGTGCTGCAGGCGCCGGCCGTGGTGCATGGCGAGGGGCTGCGCACGGTCGGGTACTTCGACGTCGGCGCCGGCGACGAGGTCGCCCTGGCGCTCGTCTACGGTGCGTCGCATCTTCCCCTGCCACCGCCCGTCGACGTCGCGCACGTGCGGCAGGCGTCACTGGCCTTCTGGCACAAGTGGGTGGCGCCGCATCGCACGGGTGGTGACTGGGCCGACCTGGTCTCTCGCTCCTTGATCACGCTGAAGGCGCTCACCTACGCCCCCACCGGGGGCATCGTGGCCGCGCCGACCACGTCCTTGCCCGAGCAGCTCGGTGGCTCACGCAACTGGGACTACCGGTACTGCTGGCTGCGAGACGCCACGCTCACGCTGCTCGCCCTGATGAACGCGGGGCACATGGAGGAAGCCGCGGCGTGGCGGGCCTGGTTGCTCCGGGCAGCGGCTGGCGCCCCGTCGCAGGTCCAGATCATGTATGGGCTCGCGGGCGAGCGCCGTCTCACCGAGGCAGAACTGTCGTGGCTGCCCGGCTACGCCGACTCGCGCCCGGTGCGGCTGGGCAACGCGGCCCATGACCAACTGCAACTGGACGTCTTCGGCGAAGTGCTCGATGCCCTTCACCAGGCGCGCCTTGGCGGTCTCGAAAGCACGCCTGCGGCCTGGGCGCTCGAGCGCGCGCTCGTCGACCACGTGACCACGATCTGGGATCAGCCCGACGAGGGGATCTGGGAAGTACGCGGCCCCAGGCGCCACTTCACGCATTCGCGCGTGATGGCGTGGGTGGCGCTCGATCGCGGCATCAAGTCTGCGGAGCGGTTCGGATTGCCCGGCGACCTGCCGACGTGGCGACAGGTCCGGCAGGCCATCCACGATGACGTCTGCGCGAAGGGCTTCAATCGCGCGCTCGGAACCTTCGTACAGGCCTACGGCGAACCCTGGCTCGACGCCAGTCTCCTGCTGCTGCCGACGATGGGCTTCCTCCCGGCGACCGATCCTCGGGTGGGGGGCACGATCGCTGCCGTGGAGCGGCACCTGCTGCGCGACGGGTTCGTGCTGCGATACGACACCAGCGGAACCGAGGACGGCCTGCCTCCGGGGGAGGGCGCATTCCTCGCCTGCAGCTTGTGGCTGGCTGACGCCTACACCCTGCAGGGACGGATCGACGAGGCGCGCCTGCTGTTCGAGCGGGTGGTCGGCATCGCCAACGATGTCGGGTTGCTGGCCGAGGAGTACGACCCCGCACTCGGGCGCCTGGTCGGCAACTTCCCGCAGGCGTTCTCCCACATCGCCCTGGTCAACACGGCGCACAACCTCGCACGGGCCACCAAGCCCGCCCGACAGCGCGCCTCATGAGGCGCGCAGGCCGTTCACGCACGGTGAGGCACGCCTGGCACAGCGTGCCCTGCCGCTGCGGTCGGCGTGAGCGGGACGCGCGGATGCTGGTTCAGCGCGTGCACGAGAAGTAGCCGGCATAGCCGGCCTCGAGATCCGTCCCCACCGTCAACCTGGCGTGAGCCCTGCGCGACTCATCGGTCGCCGCGGCATCCGGCGCGAACACGTCGACCTTCACGTCGTCGCCAGCCAGCGTGAACCCGCCGCCCGCCGCGGCAGGATACGAGACTTCCATGCGAGCCAGGCGTCCATGCAGCTTGATGACGCCCCGCCCGAGCCCCGTGCGGCGCGCCGTGGCGGCGGCCACAATGGCGGCATCCGGTGCATAGGCGAACCGGCAGACCGCGACGTCGCCCAGGGCCTGCCGGAGTTCGGCATCGGTGAGCGACTCCAGGTCGGTTTCGGCCAGCTCGGCTCGACGGGCCGCATCTCCTGGCGACAGCAGTTCCGGTGACGCAGCGGGGCTCACGGTCGTCACCGGGGCATCGCCGCGCTGCAACGCGTCGATGAGGTAGGCCATCTCCGCGATCTCCTTGCGCTGCGCTTCGATGATCTCGTCGGCCAGCTTCCTGACGCGCGCATCCCGGATGCGCGCACGCTCGCTCGTCAGCAACGCGATCGAATGATGGGGCACCATGGCCCGCATGTATTCGAGCCCACTGACCGTCGCCTGGGAGCGGATCAGCCACGCCGCGATGACGACCACGAGTGCACTGCCGATGAAGATGGCCAGGTTGGCGATCCGGTTCCGATACATGCCCAGCATGAAGCCGAGCATGATGATCGCCATCACCGCGCCCATCAGCAGCGCCATCCATCCGCGAGTCTCGCTCATGTATGCGTGATCCCAGGTGTACGTATGGATGTACATCAACCCGAACATGACGATCGTCGACGTTGCGATCATCGCGGCAAAGCGCCAGTAGCTCATGTGCATCGCGTCCTCCGTGCCCGCGTTGCGTGACTCGCTCGTCGCCCGCGGGCCAGGGGAGTGAGCGGCGCCACGCTCCGGCGCGCACGCACGGCGCATGCAAGACGTCCGCCCGGTCGGGACCGTGCCGTCCCGATCGAGGCAGTCCCGTGGTGGCCCGCCATGGCGACGGCCTTGCAGCTGATGCTCGCCATGTCCACCGTCCTGGTGTTCGGTGTCGTCCTGCTGATCGCCGCCCTGATCTCGGCCCGGGCGCAACGCGGCATCCTCTCCACGGCCGTGTTGTTCCTGATGGCGGGCGTCGTGGCCGGGCCGGGCCTGCTGGATCTGCTGTCGACCACACCGAGCCGGCGCGTCCCATCGCTGGTCGCCGAGGTCGCGCTGTTCGCGGTGCTGTTCACCGACGGCATGCACCTCACCCTCACGCAGCTGAGAAGCGCCTGGCGCCTGCCCGGCCGCGCCCTGTTCATCGGCATGCCGCTGACACTCGTGATGATCGCGGCGCTCGCTCACTGGGTGGTCGGGCTCCCCTGGCCGGCGGCCTGGCTGGTCGGCGCGGCGCTGAGTCCGACCGACCCGGTCTTCGCGGCCGCGCTCGTCGGCGCCGACCACGTGCCTCGTCGCGTGCGCGAGCTGCTGAACATCGAGAGCGGGGCCAACGACGGGCTCGCGCTCCCGATCATCGCCACTCTGCTCGCCGTGAACGGCGCCGCGCAGGCCTCCTTCGGCCTGGCCCTCGGCGGCGCGGCGATGGGCGTGGCGCTGGGGGTAGCCATCGCCTGGTGTGCCGTGCGCCTGGCACGCGCGCGATGGTTCGAGGTGTCAGGGCCCTATGCCCCGCTCGGGGTGCTGGCGATCGGACTCGTGGTACTCGGGACGACGTCGCTGCTGCACGCCAACGAGTTCCTGGCGGCGTTTGCCGCCGGCGTCACCATCGCCTCCAGCTCGGAGCGCGCACGGCTGGCGTTCGCGCCGGTCGGTGAGCTGGTGTCGGAAGTGCTGAAGCTGGGCGCCCTGCTGATCTTCGGCGCCGTCCTCACGCCGTCGTTGTTCGCCACACTGCGCATGCAGGACTACGTCTTCGCCGGACTCGTGCTCGTGGTGGCCCGCCCTGCGGCGATGGTCGTCTCGCTGCTGGGCTCCCGTCTCGAGCGCCGCGAGATCGTCGCCGTCGCGTGGTTCGGTCCGAAGGGCTTTGCGTCGGTCTTCTTCGGGTTCCTGATCCTCGAGGCAGGCGTCCCGCAGGCGGCGCAGGTGTTCCAGCTGCTGGCGCTGGTGATCGCGCTGTCGATCGTGGCGCACAGCTCCACCGACGTGCTGGTCGCCCGGGGCTTCCGGGGCACGCGCGAGGACACGTGACGACTGGCGCCATCACCGATCGCATCCCGGATGTCAGGCCGGCAGTGTGGGGGGCGGTCGCGGCTGAGGATTCGCGGCGACGTGACGTCGCCAGATGTCGAGGTCCTCGGCTGACGAGTGGTCGTCAGGGCGCGTGGCAGTCACGAAATGTGGTGACCGCACGCCTCGCTCGAGTGGCGACACCTCGCGAGGTGTCGACGGCCGGACGTGGCCCGCTCCTTGCCCCTGCATCGGGACGGAGGTGAAACATGAAGACACCGACAATGAGGTGGAGCCCATGGTGGGCTCGAATGGCAGCGCTGACCGTACTGTTCGTGTCGACCTGGACCGGCACGAGCCTGGCCGATAGCTGGAACGACCGCACGCGGCTGCGCTTCTCCGGGCCGGTGATGGTGCCGGGGGCGACACTCCCTGCGGGCGAGTACGTGTTCGAACTCATGGACCTGAAGGCGAACCGGCACATGGTCCGCATCAGGAACGCGGAGGGGTCGGAAGTCATGGCCGTGGCCAGTGCGGTTCCGATCAAGCGCCAGGAGCCCGAAGGCACGACGACCCTGACCTTCAACCCGACGGTGGCCGGTGCGCCTCCCGCCCTCAAGGCGTGGTACTACCCGGGATCGATCTACGGGCATGAATTCATCTATTCCGAGAACGAAGCGCGGATGATCGCGCAGCGCGACAAGACCATCGTGCTGTCCGAAGACCGGGCATCGGGTGATGCCGACGCCGCCGGCACGGTGCGCCAGTACGACGCCACGGGCAAGGCAACGAACTGGCGGGCAGACGACGCCGTGATCCGCGAATGGACCACGTGGTCGCGTGACGCCGTGGCGCGCGCCCGCACGGCCACCGATGCCGCCGGCAGCCGCGAGACGAAGAGCGCGACCACGTCCCTGGTCGACTCGGCCGGGACGGCCATGCGGGTGCGGCTCGACGACCTCGAGTCGCGGCCGCGCGACTACACCGGCAAGACGATCTCGGTCGATGCCGAGGTCGAGAAGGTGCTCGGCCCGCGGCTCTTCACGATTGACGAGCCGGACTGGGCCGATCTCGACGGCGAGATCCTCGTGCACGTGCCGACGGCCCTGGCGGCGCTGGTGCGGCCCGACGATCGGGTGACCATCACGGGCACGCTGCGCTCGTACCCGATCACCGAGTTCGATCGCGAGTGGCGCTGGTACGACTCACCCAGTGAGGCCATGTCCGGGTGGGCTCGTCGGCCGGTGCTCGTGGCGACGCGCGTGGTCGGTGGCGACGATGATCGGGCCCTCCTGATCACGACAGAAGGCGCCGGATCGCGCCGGCATCTCCTCGCCGTCGTTGCTGCGCCTGAACGACATCAGCGCGGACGCGGTCGGACGGCCGGTGGATCTGGACGGCGTGCGCGTGACCAACATCGTCCCGGGTCAGGGCTTCTTCGTGGCGACCACCTGCTCGTCATGCCCCCACTCGACCCCCACGCCGTAGTACGCCGTCCAATAGCGCACCATCTGCCGATACGCGGCCGTCCGAATCGGTTGCGGAACGCGGTCCCAGTCGGTCGGCCCCATGCTGCTCCACATCGCGGGGTTGACCAGGAGCGCCTCGTAGCGAGCGACCATGGCGTCCAGACCGACCCGCCGGAGCGGCGCAGGCACGTCATTCCAGTCCGCCAGATGCATGCGGCGCCACAGCGCGGCGTTCCCTCGCACGTCATCAGCCGTGACGCGCGTGCGCAGCCGCTCGGTTCCGGCGGTGACCGTCACGGTGAGCGGCGTGGCATCGGAGAAGCTGGCGAACGGATTGACGGCCACAGGTAACGGAAGGGGGACGGCAGGGGGGGACGGGCGGCCTCGAACCGTGGTCGTCGCCAGGCCGAGCACCACCACGGTCGCGACATGGCGCGCCACGCAGGGCGATCGGCGCCCAGGTAGACGCGCCTGCGGCCGTTCCGTACGACGGCGACGGGTGCACCGTGCAACGGTGAGGGTCGCCACGAGCACCAGCCCCAACGAGCCGAGCGCCGCGGTGCGCGCCGCGACTGGCCTGGTCCGGCCAACAAACAGCCGCGCCACCTGGGGCACCTCGGACAATGCGGGCGCAGGCAGGTCCGTCGCCACCCGGGGATGACGAATCCCCAGCGGCGGCAGCGCCCTGACCTGCCGGCGCCATGCATGCACGCCTCCCAGGCTGCGTGCAGACAACAGGGCCCGAGCGACGCCCGCGTAATGGTCTCTCCGGCGCGCGGCAGGCACCACATGGAACACGACGTGTCGTTGCTCGGCTACCACGTGGATCTCGCCGGCGGCGGCCATGGCGCGCAGGACGTCACGCAGTTCGAGGGCGTGGGCGAGTGGCCGGTGCAGCACCGAGATGTCGGCCGCCAGGCCCATGACGTGCATGGGCACGTTGGTTCGTGCGTTGGGGTTGTTGCGCGACAGCCGGCGCTGGTACTCGCCGTGCCGCACCAGACTGGTCACGTCGATGGGCGCGGAGCGGACGCGGGAGGCGATGTCGAACAGCATGCCGATCACTTCGGGACGCGCAGAGAGGTAGAGCGCCTGGTGTGTCGGATCGAGTTCGCCGATCTGGTGGGCCCCGGCGGTCCGCAGCGACAGATTCAGCTCGCGGGCGCCTGCCGGCACCGTCACGAGCGTGTCGTCGGCGATCGCTGCGCTCAAGGCCTCGCGATCGGCGAACTCGAGGTCGGGCTGGCCTTCGTAGGCCTCGGTG from Luteitalea sp. TBR-22 includes:
- a CDS encoding bifunctional alpha,alpha-trehalose-phosphate synthase (UDP-forming)/trehalose-phosphatase, encoding MVSAGETRLLVVANRLPVTARAHKDGVRLAMSSGGLATGLRNWQERAGAIWIGWPGDVSRFSPAQLADLDRQLDRSGVVPVHLTADEIATYYEGFANQVLWPLCHYLVDRVPVDATGWRTYCDVNARFADAVCQAWRPGDLVWVHDYQLMLVPSLIRERLPEARIGYFHHIPFPSSEVLRILPWRQEVLRGLLGADVIGFHTFAYRRHFLTSLLDTEGLEAEVDTLEVGGRTVHTGVFPMGIDAAHFEALAREPETQAVVARLREEAAGRHIVLGVDRLDYTKGIPRRLLAFERLLERRPDLRDRVRYVQVAVPSREGVDAYRSFRRQVDELVGRVNGRFTTLGAVPVHYLHRSVTQRELVGLFGAADVMLVTPLRDGMNLVAKEFVAARPDGDGVLVLSEFAGAAAELGDALIVNPYDVDALSDCIERALTMPDTERRLRMANLRARVRRHDVHAWASGYLGALTQATAVATDAGDRPVDGEAALLAAVTVAEPQRWCLLLDYDGTLTPIVERPELATPNDDLLDLLRELAGAAEVDVHLVSGRPRDTLERWLGSLPVDLWAEHGFWHRPARQSRWESATAVPEDWWVKVLPILESFAATTPGTRVEQKSAALAWHYRGADPAFGERQAHELRLVLGDALSNQPLEVVEGKKVVEIRLRGVSKAAAARHVRRRHGPTRQVIAVGDDRTDEDLFQALPDGITVKVGPGATAARYRLDDVPAVHRVLRSLLTTWARAVP
- a CDS encoding sodium:proton antiporter, producing the protein MSTVLVFGVVLLIAALISARAQRGILSTAVLFLMAGVVAGPGLLDLLSTTPSRRVPSLVAEVALFAVLFTDGMHLTLTQLRSAWRLPGRALFIGMPLTLVMIAALAHWVVGLPWPAAWLVGAALSPTDPVFAAALVGADHVPRRVRELLNIESGANDGLALPIIATLLAVNGAAQASFGLALGGAAMGVALGVAIAWCAVRLARARWFEVSGPYAPLGVLAIGLVVLGTTSLLHANEFLAAFAAGVTIASSSERARLAFAPVGELVSEVLKLGALLIFGAVLTPSLFATLRMQDYVFAGLVLVVARPAAMVVSLLGSRLERREIVAVAWFGPKGFASVFFGFLILEAGVPQAAQVFQLLALVIALSIVAHSSTDVLVARGFRGTREDT
- a CDS encoding class I SAM-dependent methyltransferase — translated: MPARLGSWMSFDAIAPWYDGAETLLAGTLLQRARTTWIDAVAVDARVLSAGEGHGRFADALLQRRPAVELTCLDASPGMRRVAQRRLARHARLARWVHADATAWRPEPASYDVIATHFFLDCFDAASLDRVIDLLATAARPRSLWLVTDFAVPPAGLARVRAAAMHRVMYSAFRRLTTLQATRLTPPDPLLAARGFVLRDRREYSWGLVRADVWQR
- a CDS encoding glucose 1-dehydrogenase, with the translated sequence MRALTVQPGVSGSARLEQVAEPALTDGALLVQAIAVGICGTDVDIVRGEYGWAPDGRQRLILGHESIGRVLEAPPDSGFAPGDLVVGIVRRPDPLPCAYCAQGEWDMCRNGAYTERGIKSLDGYASERFRLEPAYAVRVENALGTLGVLLEPTSVVAKAWEHAERIGQRSDAWRPRSVLITGAGPIGLLAALLGRLRGLDVHVFDRVTRGPKPMLVAELGATYHAATLPSVERLAPDMIFECTGAPAVVADVLTRSAPSGIVCLAGVSSGGRTVPLDLGDLNRRMVLENDVVFGSVNANRRHYEQAAGALARADHAWLGRLITRQVPLDRWADAFERHEDDVKVVLRMEEA
- a CDS encoding glycoside hydrolase family 15 protein; translated protein: MSRPLEDYALIGDCESAALVSRDGSIDWLCWPRFDSDACFAALLGTEEHGRWLLAPEGDVATTRRYLPDTLMLETTHETAEGTVVVLDFMPPRGRHPDLVRQVRGVRGRVRMRTELVLRFDYGRTVPWVSRLPDGRTRAVAGPHMVVLQAPAVVHGEGLRTVGYFDVGAGDEVALALVYGASHLPLPPPVDVAHVRQASLAFWHKWVAPHRTGGDWADLVSRSLITLKALTYAPTGGIVAAPTTSLPEQLGGSRNWDYRYCWLRDATLTLLALMNAGHMEEAAAWRAWLLRAAAGAPSQVQIMYGLAGERRLTEAELSWLPGYADSRPVRLGNAAHDQLQLDVFGEVLDALHQARLGGLESTPAAWALERALVDHVTTIWDQPDEGIWEVRGPRRHFTHSRVMAWVALDRGIKSAERFGLPGDLPTWRQVRQAIHDDVCAKGFNRALGTFVQAYGEPWLDASLLLLPTMGFLPATDPRVGGTIAAVERHLLRDGFVLRYDTSGTEDGLPPGEGAFLACSLWLADAYTLQGRIDEARLLFERVVGIANDVGLLAEEYDPALGRLVGNFPQAFSHIALVNTAHNLARATKPARQRAS
- a CDS encoding DUF305 domain-containing protein; its protein translation is MHMSYWRFAAMIATSTIVMFGLMYIHTYTWDHAYMSETRGWMALLMGAVMAIIMLGFMLGMYRNRIANLAIFIGSALVVVIAAWLIRSQATVSGLEYMRAMVPHHSIALLTSERARIRDARVRKLADEIIEAQRKEIAEMAYLIDALQRGDAPVTTVSPAASPELLSPGDAARRAELAETDLESLTDAELRQALGDVAVCRFAYAPDAAIVAAATARRTGLGRGVIKLHGRLARMEVSYPAAAGGGFTLAGDDVKVDVFAPDAAATDESRRAHARLTVGTDLEAGYAGYFSCTR